A genomic segment from Cuculus canorus isolate bCucCan1 chromosome 18, bCucCan1.pri, whole genome shotgun sequence encodes:
- the GPS1 gene encoding COP9 signalosome complex subunit 1 isoform X1 produces MPLPVQVFNLQGAVEPMQIDVDPQEDQQNAPDINYVVENPTLDLEQYASSYSGLMRIERLQFIADHCPQLRVEALKMALSFVQRTFNVDVYEEIHRKLCEATRELQNTPDAVPDSGIEPPPLDTAWVEATRKKALLKLEKLDTDLKNYKGNSIKESIRRGHDDLGDHYLDCGDLSNALKCYSRARDYCTSAKHVINMCLNVIKVSVYLQNWSHVLSYVSKAESTPEIAEQRGERDSQTQAILTKLKCAAGLAELAARKYKQAAKCFLLASFDHCDFPELLSPSNVAVYGGLCALATFDRQELQRNVISSSSFKLFLELEPQVRDIIFKFYESKYASCLKMLDEMKDNLLLDMYLAPHVRTLYTQIRNRALIQYFSPYVSADMRKMATAFNTTVAALEDELTQLILEGLINARIDSHSKILYARDVDQRSTTFEKSLLMGKEFQRRAKAMILRAAVLRNQIHVKSPPREGSQGELTPANSQSRMSTNM; encoded by the exons ATGCCGTTGCCCGTCCAGGTCTTTAACCTGCAG GGTGCAGTTGAGCCCATGCAGATCGACGTGGATCCACAGGAAGATCAGCAAAATGCACCTGATATCAACTACGTGGTGGAGAACCCGACACTG GACCTGGAGCAGTATGCGTCCAGCTACAGTGGGCTGATGCGGATTGAGCGGCTGCAGTTTATTGCCGATCACTGCCCACAGCTGCGGGTGGAGGCTCTCAAGATGGCACTGTCATTTGTCCAGAGAACTTTCAATGTTGATGTGTACGAAGAAATCCACAGAAAGCTGTGTGAGGCCACCAG AGAACTGCAGAATACACCTGATGCTGTTCCTGATAGTGGAATTGAACCCCCTCCTCTTGACACAGCTTGGGTTGAAGCGACACGCAAAAAAGCTCTTCTTAAACTGGAGAAACTCGACACAGATCTGAAAAATTACAAAGGGAACTCCATCAAGGAGAGTATCAG GAGAGGCCACGATGACTTGGGTGATCATTACCTTGACTGTGGGGACCTCAGCAACGCTCTCAAATGTTACTCACGAGCCCGTGATTACTGCACAAGTGCTAAACATGTTATCAACATGTGTCTCAATGTCATCAAG GTCAGTGTCTACCTCCAGAATTGGTCGCATGTTCTGAGCTACGTAAGCAAGGCAGAATCTACACCAGAAATTGCAGAG caaagaggagaaagggacAGCCAGACCCAAGCAATTCTCACCAAACTGAAATGTGCAGCAG GCTTGGCTGAACTGGCTGCGCGGAAGTACAAACAGGCAGCAAAGTGCTTCTTGTTGGCATCGTTTGATCACTGTGATTTCCCTGAG CTGCTCTCTCCTAGCAACGTGGCTGTGTATGGTGGTCTCTGTGCCCTTGCTACTTTTGACCGTCAGGAACTGCAACGAAATGTTATCTCCAGCAG CTCCTTCAAATTGTTTTTGGAGCTGGAGCCACAGGTTCGTGACATCATCTTCAAGTTTTATGAATCTAAATATGCTTCTTGCCTGAAGATGCTGGATGAGATGAAG GACAACCTGCTGCTGGATATGTACCTTGCACCTCATGTCAGGACACTTTATACCCAGATTCGAAATCGTGCCCTTATCCAG TACTTCAGCCCCTACGTGTCGGCAGACATGCGCAAGATGGCCACTGCCTTTAATACTACAGTGGCTGCTCTGGAAGATGAACTCACTCAGCTGATCCTGGAGGGACTGATCAATGCCAGGATAGACTCGCACAGCAAG ATTCTTTATGCTCGAGATGTAGATCAGCGCAGCACAACCTTTGAGAAGTCTTTACTAATGGGCAAAGAGTTCCAGCGACGTGCCAAAGCCATGATCCTGCGAGCAGCCGTCCTGCGCAACCAGATACACGTCAAG TCTCCTCCAAGAGAAGGTAGCCAAGGGGAACTTACTCCAGCTAACAGCCAGTCCAGGATGAGCACCAACATGTGA
- the GPS1 gene encoding COP9 signalosome complex subunit 1 isoform X2 — protein sequence MQIDVDPQEDQQNAPDINYVVENPTLDLEQYASSYSGLMRIERLQFIADHCPQLRVEALKMALSFVQRTFNVDVYEEIHRKLCEATRELQNTPDAVPDSGIEPPPLDTAWVEATRKKALLKLEKLDTDLKNYKGNSIKESIRRGHDDLGDHYLDCGDLSNALKCYSRARDYCTSAKHVINMCLNVIKVSVYLQNWSHVLSYVSKAESTPEIAEQRGERDSQTQAILTKLKCAAGLAELAARKYKQAAKCFLLASFDHCDFPELLSPSNVAVYGGLCALATFDRQELQRNVISSSSFKLFLELEPQVRDIIFKFYESKYASCLKMLDEMKDNLLLDMYLAPHVRTLYTQIRNRALIQYFSPYVSADMRKMATAFNTTVAALEDELTQLILEGLINARIDSHSKILYARDVDQRSTTFEKSLLMGKEFQRRAKAMILRAAVLRNQIHVKSPPREGSQGELTPANSQSRMSTNM from the exons ATGCAGATCGACGTGGATCCACAGGAAGATCAGCAAAATGCACCTGATATCAACTACGTGGTGGAGAACCCGACACTG GACCTGGAGCAGTATGCGTCCAGCTACAGTGGGCTGATGCGGATTGAGCGGCTGCAGTTTATTGCCGATCACTGCCCACAGCTGCGGGTGGAGGCTCTCAAGATGGCACTGTCATTTGTCCAGAGAACTTTCAATGTTGATGTGTACGAAGAAATCCACAGAAAGCTGTGTGAGGCCACCAG AGAACTGCAGAATACACCTGATGCTGTTCCTGATAGTGGAATTGAACCCCCTCCTCTTGACACAGCTTGGGTTGAAGCGACACGCAAAAAAGCTCTTCTTAAACTGGAGAAACTCGACACAGATCTGAAAAATTACAAAGGGAACTCCATCAAGGAGAGTATCAG GAGAGGCCACGATGACTTGGGTGATCATTACCTTGACTGTGGGGACCTCAGCAACGCTCTCAAATGTTACTCACGAGCCCGTGATTACTGCACAAGTGCTAAACATGTTATCAACATGTGTCTCAATGTCATCAAG GTCAGTGTCTACCTCCAGAATTGGTCGCATGTTCTGAGCTACGTAAGCAAGGCAGAATCTACACCAGAAATTGCAGAG caaagaggagaaagggacAGCCAGACCCAAGCAATTCTCACCAAACTGAAATGTGCAGCAG GCTTGGCTGAACTGGCTGCGCGGAAGTACAAACAGGCAGCAAAGTGCTTCTTGTTGGCATCGTTTGATCACTGTGATTTCCCTGAG CTGCTCTCTCCTAGCAACGTGGCTGTGTATGGTGGTCTCTGTGCCCTTGCTACTTTTGACCGTCAGGAACTGCAACGAAATGTTATCTCCAGCAG CTCCTTCAAATTGTTTTTGGAGCTGGAGCCACAGGTTCGTGACATCATCTTCAAGTTTTATGAATCTAAATATGCTTCTTGCCTGAAGATGCTGGATGAGATGAAG GACAACCTGCTGCTGGATATGTACCTTGCACCTCATGTCAGGACACTTTATACCCAGATTCGAAATCGTGCCCTTATCCAG TACTTCAGCCCCTACGTGTCGGCAGACATGCGCAAGATGGCCACTGCCTTTAATACTACAGTGGCTGCTCTGGAAGATGAACTCACTCAGCTGATCCTGGAGGGACTGATCAATGCCAGGATAGACTCGCACAGCAAG ATTCTTTATGCTCGAGATGTAGATCAGCGCAGCACAACCTTTGAGAAGTCTTTACTAATGGGCAAAGAGTTCCAGCGACGTGCCAAAGCCATGATCCTGCGAGCAGCCGTCCTGCGCAACCAGATACACGTCAAG TCTCCTCCAAGAGAAGGTAGCCAAGGGGAACTTACTCCAGCTAACAGCCAGTCCAGGATGAGCACCAACATGTGA